Part of the Gemmatimonadota bacterium genome is shown below.
AGCACTGCAGCGCCGTCTCGACCGCCGAGTTCTTCCCGCCGATGACCACCACATCGAGGCCGGCCGTCACATGCGGTTCGTCGAACCAGTGTGACACGTGCGGCAACGACTCCCCCGGAACGTCGAGCATGTTCGCGTGATCGAAGTAGCCGGTGGCCAGCACCAGTCGCTCGCAGCGCACCGTCCGCGGCCCGGCAGCGGTGCCCAGCGTGCACTCGATGCGCCCGTCGCGCCGCTCCGCATGCACCAAGCGCGTGTACGGCTGTACTGCGAGCTTCTCGGCGCGCACCACCCCACGGTAGTAGCTCAGCGCCTCCTCACGCGTTGCCTTGGCACCACTCGTCACGAGTGGGTGATCGCCGATCTCGAGTCGCTCCGGAGTCGTGAAGAAGATCATCCCGATGGGATAGCGGACGATTGCGTCGGCAATCGCGCCGGCGTCGATCACCAGCGCGCCCACGCCACGGCGCTTCGCCGCAATCGCGCAGGCGAGGCCGATCGGTCCGGCGCCGACAATCAGCGCCTCGACTTCCATGGGGAGTGGCTTCACTTCAGCTCCGAGGCCGGAATCGCCCGCTTCCAGCGGACCGCGCCGGTGCGATCCTGAATCGTGATGGTCAGCACCCGCTCCTTCAGTGGACCGGTGACCTCGAGCAGGCCGAAGTTGCGTTCACTGACGATCGTGCCGTCCACGCGGTACGCGTTCGGTTCGGTCTTCCACCCGGTCGACGGCCCCGCCGTGAGGGGCGACACAGTGAGGTCGTAGAGAGGGTAGCTGCCGCCGCGGTCCATCTTGCTCAGCTCGGTCCAGTGCTTGTCGCCGG
Proteins encoded:
- the ypdA gene encoding YpdA family putative bacillithiol disulfide reductase, whose product is MKPLPMEVEALIVGAGPIGLACAIAAKRRGVGALVIDAGAIADAIVRYPIGMIFFTTPERLEIGDHPLVTSGAKATREEALSYYRGVVRAEKLAVQPYTRLVHAERRDGRIECTLGTAAGPRTVRCERLVLATGYFDHANMLDVPGESLPHVSHWFDEPHVTAGLDVVVIGGKNSAVETALQCFRAGARVTLVYRREAFKPSLKYWLRPDLENRIAAGEIAAHMGAEVLAITPTEVRIRTADETTVNVPADRVYALTGYHPDFALQRQLGIAFDDAGDRPLMNAETLESSVPGIYLAGSVGAGRFISEVFIENGRYDGEKIFGDQGSRQAAEQKYQASPRPVGE